One stretch of Arachis duranensis cultivar V14167 chromosome 1, aradu.V14167.gnm2.J7QH, whole genome shotgun sequence DNA includes these proteins:
- the LOC127748428 gene encoding serine/threonine-protein phosphatase 4 regulatory subunit 2-like codes for MDQFSHQLSSLTEYLRAMGPSSSGSRVLPPPPFTFPSSQKSTAPTPVPTPTPGRKLPPILQRPGQPQSSQREDDSDDDFDDSDDYLDDYEIDRNQEEEEEEEEEEEEEEYVLEFPNPEERICYAQFNMSEKHFLIFHQTPLDATQKEVSNLQDEVVDLKKAKARLEAEKETLKSDVVSLHERVKLSEAVYAKVEGL; via the exons ATGGATCAATTTAGTCATCAGTTGAGCAGTTTGACTGAGTATCTGAGAGCCATGGGTCCTAGTAGTTCTGGATCACGTGTTCTCCCACCTCCTCCTTTTACTTTCCCAAGCTCTCAGAAAAGCACAGCCCCAACCCCAGTCCCAACCCCAACCCCAGGTAGAAAACTTCCACCTATTCTGCAGCGACCAGGACAACCACAGAGTTCTCAAAGGGAGGATGATTCTGATGACGATTTTGATGACTCAGATGATTATTTAGATGACTATGA GATAGATAGGAatcaggaggaggaggaggaggaggaggaggaagaggaagaagaggaatatGTGCTAGAATTTCCTAACCCTGAAGAGAGGATTTGTTATGCCCAATTTAATATGTCGGAGAAGCATTTTTTGATT TTTCACCAAACACCTTTGGATGCCACACAAAAAGAGGTTTCCAACCTCCAAGATGAAGTGGTTGATCTGAAGAAGGCCAAGGCAAGACTTGAGGCTGAGAAGGAGACCTTGAAGTCAGATGTCGTGAGTCTTCACGAGAGGGTGAAGCTTTCTGAGGCTGTGTATGCCAAAGTTGAGGGCTTATAG